A single region of the Pyricularia oryzae 70-15 chromosome 4, whole genome shotgun sequence genome encodes:
- a CDS encoding ankyrin repeat protein, whose product MSAHADFSPEFDLVDSDEGPLSYLEFINSDDPDSLHAYEASRAADSKAVLTPAPNPPPISNPASSPESPSPSFPDSSSESSSSKQTGGMASAKPGFVAGDVMMDGLEFTGDWKVEDFLHTEDDNSIATDGTINPLSIENPFGLDPSIGPSSFEFQSPSSTPSPFASGASEQMTSPRSPNGNINGPPNYSKSSEVPKMNGRGHNKAMSYSLTQSMCDLKTKSREVSPTSNMVFSQDSSPSAILNNSPSPAGIDFISASGMGITGEAALFAGFSFTHGLQNAQNQNNGNMPAVFPNQQIPPSVSGQPQFPIYQQSLFGSGPPCRLTINQTPLKSRVETQIPVKLTISPLPPGIKRLHLPRHTISKPKLIAKPWPERSPDMLELTVMLVCTSAMQNPEVRKRALARAAAASSTSKPGDGNNEADKEETKPQDGGEVHICPGCITRERKRAARKKAKKPEEEENWTRDEHRRVVVFNTHEIKEWQDPNAPGPKAAQSGHYLTSGVIDAPMRIACYCRHHQEKGGFRVIFTIKDHMDKLIAQQLSESIMITDDHKTPHTAQSTNPQSAQASGSDPSLIHGNGNPASHDTNAPSPGASVPGSSHSHSEVPASKSVTFPSGLSTPQQPQHIVQTPRNLSRPVSPNGSSGPSAKKRKSSGGMTKVPSGLAMTRIETSQSPGACKPTGNGQMNSAIPSATSPFTPNLSSFSISAESMFGNGGTPNSGNIAQPFNGGPPTPNGNDQVLFATSNGAAGLDNIAMTQLYSAPGSAHPSRAPSPNSLRNNSNASAAHQQQSQSHLERALANGIYNLPMNMAQPRTQLSVIHKIIPNEGPKSGGIEVTILGGGFYQGLEVMFGDQKATTTTFWGESSLVCLLPPSPVSGAVLVTFKQNGQTAPQQFTSATKHQPIFKYVDDDEQQLMRTALSVLGHKMTGKIEDVRDVARRIIGGGNGDSSSWGNSNGNGGQGPVGGNYNGFSFNGASTESQLLKVLDLIDLDDSTHKARLNLQRRTGQTMLHLACSLGLHRFVAALLARGANPDARDKGGYTPLHIASLNNHVEIVRRLIAKGADPTMRTLSGLTAADMSQSRDILKAIRRLERHRRSQSGGSMHSRVSSATSLRSLWEPASAQPTAKEYTSEDSTSSGESPEYSEDATSEDDSEMAASDSGGNAWLNMRRASTATAHDGKIPQPLDGVDGVTPPGLASPSAAVMAFREQCRDQFQHLQQAMAMRLPTLPQFPNFSQMGPINFPGMPPLSEYQGYLNSAPVFQRISSLVPNIGGSGANEPRPEQRRDMDGKWWDFSGLVNQSSAPPPAYDDIFPQKNNQDMDTKQASAARAAAEAEADMKCTIMYDEDSVTAGPSTSTVDSDEDQQPEQLPALLQIGRKNTITKEQQDNLRRAHAEKRKGLRSDRNLFMIWIPVLLVVLCATLYSRVPVAISVINSLFPPGGMATVGVGAAGMGQQQPPRDIRFEVI is encoded by the exons ATGTCTGCCCACGCAGATTTCTCGCCCGAATTCGACTTGGTCGACTCCGACGAAGGGCCTCTTTCCTATCTTGAATTTATCAACAGCGACGACCCCGATAGCCTACACGCCTATGAGGCTTCAAGAGCAGCCGACTCCAAAGCCGTTTTAACACCAGCGCCCAATCCGCCTCCTATATCAAACCCGGCGAGCTCTCCCGAGTCACCAAGCCCCTCATTTCCGGATTCATCCTCAGAATCATCTTCATCAAAGCAGACCGGAGGCATGGCTTCTGCAAAACCTGGCTTCGTAGCCGGTGACGTGATGATGGACGGATTGGAATTCACGGGCGATTGGAAAGTTGAAGACTTCTTGCACACAGAGGATGACAACAGCATAGCCACAGATGGGACTATTAACCCATTATCCATTGAGAACCCTTTCGGTCTTGACCCTTCTATTGGTCCATCCAGTTTCGAGTTTCAGAGCCCGAGTAGCACACCAAGTCCATTCGCCAGCGGAGCTTCAGAGCAAATGACCTCTCCCAGGTCACCGAACGGAAATATCAACGGCCCTCCCAATTATTCAAAATCTTCCGAGGTTCCCAAAATGAACGGTCGAGGGCATAACAAGGCCATGTCG TACTCGCTTACCCAGTCAATGTGTGATCTCAAGACAAAGTCTAGGGAGGTTTCGCCCACTTCCAACATGGTATTCAGCCAGGATTCATCGCCTTCTGCGATTCTGAACAACTCGCCCTCCCCTGCCGGGATTGATTTCATCAGCGCCTCTGGAATGGGGATTACCGGCGAGGCAGCGCTATTCGCCGGGTTTTCCTTCACACACGGACTTCAGAATGCGCAGAATCAAAACAACGGAAATATGCCTGCGGTATTCCCAAATCAGCAAATACCACCCAGTGTTTCAGGACAGCCACAATTTCCGATTTACCAGCAATCTCTGTTTGGCTCTGGCCCGCCATGCCGCCTGACCATCAACCAGACACCTCTCAAGTCACGTGTGGAAACGCAGATCCCGGTAAAGTTGACCATCTCGCCTTTACCTCCGGGCATCAAGCGCCTGCATCTGCCCAGGCACACCATCTCAAAGCCCAAGCTCATCGCGAAGCCTTGGCCGGAGAGGTCCCCGGATATGCTGGAACTCACGGTGATGCTGGTCTGTACAAGTGCGATGCAAAATCCTGAGGTCCGCAAGCGTGCCCTGGCCCGCGCCGCTGCTGCATCATCAACTTCAAAGCCCGGGGATGGCAATAACGAGGCCGACAAGGAGGAAACAAAACCTCAAGACGGCGGCGAGGTTCACATCTGCCCCGGCTGCATCACTCGAGAAAGGAAACGCGCCGCTCGGAAGAAGGCGAAGAAGccggaggaagaggagaacTGGACTCGCGATGAACACCGCCGTGTGGTTGTCTTCAACACACACGAGATCAAGGAATGGCAGGACCCAAACGCTCCTGGGCCCAAGGCAGCGCAATCAGGGCACTACCTGACTAGCGGAGTCATTGACGCGCCGATGCGGATAGCATGCTACTGCAGGCATCACCAGGAAAAGGGCGGGTTCCGTGTAATTTTCACCATTAAGGATCACATGGATAAGCTCATCGCGCAACAACTCTCCGAGTCCATTATGATAACCGATGACCACAAGACTCCGCACACCGCGCAATCCACCAACCCGCAATCTGCACAGGCTTCCGGATCGGACCCGTCGCTGATACACGGAAATGGTAATCCGGCATCTCACGACACTAATGCTCCGAGTCCCGGTGCTTCGGTGCCTGGGTCTTCGCATTCGCACTCTGAGGTGCCGGCTTCCAAGTCCGTTACATTCCCTTCGGGACTATCCACTCCCCAACAACCTCAGCATATTGTTCAAACACCGCGAAACCTATCAAGGCCCGTATCGCCGAACGGTAGCTCAGGCCCGAGTGCCAAGAAGCGCAAGTCTAGCGGAGGCATGACAAAGGTCCCTTCAGGATTAGCCATGACTAGGATTGAAACTTCGCAGTCGCCTGGGGCATGCAAGCCGACGGGTAACGGCCAGATGAACTCAGCAATACCTTCAGCCACGTCACCTTTCACCCCTAACCTGAGCTCGTTCTCGATATCTGCCGAgtccatgtttggaaatggtGGCACTCCCAACAGCGGAAATATCGCTCAGCCTTTCAACGGCGGTCCTCCCACTCCCAATGGCAATGACCAAGTTCTGTTTGCAACCAGCAATGGGGCTGCTGGCTTGGACAACATCGCAATGACTCAGCTTTATTCTGCCCCTGGGTCTGCGCATCCCAGCCGTGCCCCCAGTCCGAACAGCCTCAGGAACAACTCAAACGCCAGCGCAGCGCATCAGCAACAATCACAGTCTCACCTGGAACGAGCCCTGGCCAATGGCATCTACAATCTCCCTATGAATATGGCACAGCCCCGGACGCAACTCTCCGTGATTCATAAGATCATCCCTAATGAGGGTCCAAAATCAGGAGGTATCGAGGTCACCATCCTCGGTGGCGGATTCTATCAAGGACTGGAGGTTATGTTCGGTGATCAGAAGGCAACGACGACAACATTTTGGGGCGAGAGCTCACTTGTGTGCTTGCTGCCGCCATCTCCTGTCTCTGGTGCTGTCCTGGTAACGTTTAAACAGAATGGACAAACGGCGCCCCAGCAATTCACATCTGCAACCAAACATCAGCCTATCTTTAAGTATGTGGACGATGATGAGCAGCAGCTGATGCGGACAGCTTTGTCCGTTCTGGGGCACAAGATGACGGGCAAGATTGAGGATGTGAGGGATGTAGCTCGAAGGATTATCGGTGGAGGCAACGGCGACAGCTCAAGCTGGGGTAATTCGAATGGTAACGGCGGTCAGGGCCCTGTTGGCGGCAACTACAACGGGTTCTCTTTCAACGGTGCCAGCACTGAATCTCAGCTTCTGAAGGTCCTCGACTTGATAGACCTGGACGACAGCACCCACAAGGCACGACTCAACCTGCAGAGGCGCACGGGTCAGACAATGCTTCATCTTGCCTGCTCTCTTGGTCTCCACCGCTTTGTCGCGGCCCTGCTAGCTCGCGGGGCGAACCCCGACGCCCGAGACAAGGGAGGCTATACGCCACTGCATATCGCATCTCTCAACAACCATGTTGAGATAGTGAGAAGACTGATTGCGAAGGGGGCGGATCCGACTATGCGTACATTGTCTGGATTAACTGCGGCTGACATGTCCCAGTCCCGTGACATATTAAAGGCCATCCGACGCTTGGAAAGACACAGGCGATCACAAAGCGGCGGATCGATGCACAGCAGGGTCAGCAGTGCGACATCTCTGCGATCGCTGTGGGAGCCGGCTTCTGCCCAGCCCACTGCCAAAGAGTACACCTCGGAGGACTCTACATCATCGGGCGAGAGCCCCGAGTACTCTGAGGATGCAACTTCAGAAGACGATTCTGAAATGGCTGCCTCTGATTCTGGTGGTAACGCTTGGCTGAACATGAGGCGTGCGAGTACCGCTACCGCGCACGACGGAAAGATTCCGCAACCTCTAGATGGGGTTGATGGCGTCACACCTCCAGGACTGGCATCACCATCAGCAGCGGTAATGGCCTTCAGGGAGCAATGCAGAGACCAGTTCCAACACTTGCAGCAGGCTATGGCTATGAGGTTGCCGACATTGCCGCAGTTCCCCAACTTTTCGCAAATGGGGCCGATCAACTTCCCAGGGATGCCACCCTTGTCAGAATACCAGGGCTACCTGAACTCGGCACCTGTTTTCCAGCGCATATCTTCCCTGGTTCCAAACattggcggcagcggcgcaaaTGAGCCTAGGCCAGAACAGAGGCGGGACATGGACGGCAAGTGGTGGGACTTTTCTGGATTAGTCAACCAGTCTTCAGCACCGCCGCCAGCGTATGATGACATCTTTCCGCAGAAAAACAACCAGGATATGGATACGAAGCAAGCATCGGCAGCGCGAGCGGCAGCCGAAGCTGAGGCTGACATGAAGTGCACGATCATGTACGATGAAGATTCTGTCACTGCAGGGCCGAGCACTTCGACAGtcgactctgacgaggaccAACAGCCTGAGCAGCTGCCGGCCTTGTTGCAGATTGGGCGGAAGAATACAATTACCAAGGAGCAGCAAGATAACCTCAGACGAGCGCATGCGGAAAAGAGGAAGGGATTGAGATCTGACCGTAATCTTTTCATGATCTGG ATCCCGGTTCTTCTTGTCGTCTTGTGCGCTACGCTCTACAGCAGAGTTCCTGTTGCGATTTCGGTGATCAACAGCCTGTTTCCTCCCGGCGGAATGGCGACAGTCGGCGTAGGAGCGGCCGGTATGGGTCAGCAGCAACCACCCAGAGATATTCGTTTTGAAGTTATATAA